Proteins from one Astatotilapia calliptera chromosome 8, fAstCal1.2, whole genome shotgun sequence genomic window:
- the LOC113027664 gene encoding transcription factor Sox-9-A-like: MNLLDPYLKMTEEQDKCLSDAPSPSMSEDSAGSPCPSGSGSDTENTRPSENGLLRADGSLGDFKKDEEDKFPACIREAVSQVLKGYDWTLVPMPVRVNGSTKNKPHVKRPMNAFMVWAQAARRKLADQYPHLHNAELSKTLGKLWRLLNEGEKRPFVEEAERLRVQHKKDHPDYKYQPRRRKSVKNGQSEGEDGSEQTHISPNAIFKALQQADSPASSMGEVHSPGEHSGSQGPPTPPTTPKTDVSSGKVDLKREVGLRSLPDGPGGRQLNIDFRDVDIGELSSDVISHIETFDVNEFDQYLPPNGHPGSTNAAPVSYTGSYSISSGGAPVSPQSGGTWMAKSPNQQGQQQQQHTLTTLGSSGASDGAQTQHRTQIKTEQLSPSHYSEQQGSPQHVSPYSPFNLQHYSPSSSYPAISRAQQQQYDYPDHQGGGTTTASSYYSHAGAGQSSGLYSTFSYMSSPNQRPMYTPIADNTGVPSIPQNSPQHWDPAPVYTQLTRP; encoded by the exons ATGAATCTCCTCGACCCCTACCTGAAGATGACGGAGGAACAAGACAAGTGTCTCTCTGACGCCCCGAGCCCGAGCATGTCCGAGGACTCTGCGGGCTCCCCGTGCCCGTCTGGCTCGGGCTCCGACACCGAGAACACCCGGCCGTCGGAGAACGGGCTGCTCAGAGCGGACGGATCTCTGGGCGACTTCAAGAAGGACGAGGAAGACAAGTTTCCCGCTTGCATCCGCGAAGCCGTGTCCCAGGTGCTCAAGGGTTACGACTGGACCCTCGTGCCCATGCCGGTGCGCGTTAACGGATCTACCAAGAATAAGCCCCACGTTAAGAGACCAATGAACGCGTTCATGGTGTGGGCTCAGGCTGCTCGGAGGAAGCTGGCGGATCAGTACCCGCACCTTCACAACGCGGAGCTCAGCAAGACACTCGGAAAACTCTGGAG ACTTCTCaatgaaggagagaagcggCCGTTCGTGGAGGAAGCTGAGCGTCTCCGGGTGCAGCACAAGAAGGATCACCCGGACTACAAATACCAGCCCCGAAGGAGGAAGTCTGTAAAGAACGGGCAGAGCGAGGGCGAGGACGGCAGCGAGCAGACGCACATTTCCCCAAACGCCATCTTCAAAGCTCTCCAGCAGGCAGACTCCCCTGCATCCAGCATGGGAGAGGTGCATTCTCCTGGAGAGCACTCAG GCTCCCAGGGTCCCCCTACCCCTCCCACTACCCCAAAGACTGATGTCAGCTCAGGCAAGGTCGATCTAAAACGCGAAGTAGGCCTCCGCTCCCTGCCTGATGGTCCCGGTGGGCGACAGCTCAACATTGACTTCCGTGACGTGGACATCGGCGAGCTGAGCAGCGATGTCATCTCCCATATTGAGACCTTCGATGTCAACGAGTTTGACCAGTACCTCCCTCCCAATGGCCACCCGGGGTCCACCAACGCAGCGCCAGTAAGTTACACTGGCAGCTACAGCATCAGCAGCGGCGGCGCTCCAGTCAGCCCCCAGTCAGGAGGCACCTGGATGGCTAAAAGCCCGAACCAGCAgggacaacagcagcagcagcacacccTGACCACCCTGGGGAGCAGTGGGGCTTCAGATGGCGCTCAGACCCAGCACAGGACCCAGATCAAGACAGAGCAGCTGAGCCCGAGCCACTACAGCGAGCAGCAGGGCTCCCCACAGCACGTCAGCCCCTACAGCCCCTTCAACCTGCAGCACTACAGCCCCTCCTCTTCCTACCCGGCCATCTCCAgggcacagcagcagcagtacgACTACCCTGACCACCAGGGGGGAGGCACTACAACTGCCTCCTCCTACTACAGCCACGCGGGGGCGGGGCAGAGCTCGGGGCTGTACTCAACTTTCAGCTACATGAGCAGCCCAAACCAGCGGCCCATGTACACGCCCATAGCCGACAACACAGGGGTGCCCTCCATCCCGCAGAACAGCCCGCAGCACTGGGATCCAGCGCCGGTTTACACCCAGCTCACCAGACCCTGA